In the genome of Polyodon spathula isolate WHYD16114869_AA chromosome 57, ASM1765450v1, whole genome shotgun sequence, one region contains:
- the LOC121307572 gene encoding ubiquitin-conjugating enzyme E2 Z-like codes for MADSAGEEPSQQLTAGPATAAASAGIVATGGGTAGIHFTQILPSFGNALAQSTGDSAGTSPGLVASTAAASGHGFTPGSAVSGTTGDVSPAFGATIGVVGTAVGTAILAPSAGIGNAVASAIPSIGLGLTGTDTPNTATGLHPIAGSVAGAGLLSQLHSTFWDPTISTDWDNEKASQQCILRIKRDIMSIYKDPPPGMFVVPDPHDMTKVIGIGGGGVTLPSVLCRTWTGPAWSPAQSISSVLISIQSLMTENPYHNEPGFEQERHPGDSKNYNECIRHETMRVAVSDMLDGKCPCPEALWSVMEKSFLEYYDFYEGVCKERLHLQGQSMQDPFGEKRGHFDYQNLLSRLAAIQQRVKEKCQSQENDADTDSDSSSTGTDPDSQGSSKP; via the exons ATGGCGGACAGTGCTGGGGAAGAGCCGTCTCAGCAGCTTACAGCCGGCCCTGCTACCGCCGCCGCCTCTGCGGGAATCGTCGCCACTGGCGGCGGTACCGCGGGAATCCACTTCACTCAGATCCTGCCGAGCTTCGGGAATGCACTGGCGCAGAGTACCGGTGACTCCGCCGGGACCAGCCCGGGTCTGGTGGCCTCCACTGCAGCTGCGTCGGGGCACGGTTTCACGCCTGGTTCTGCTGTTAGTGGTACCACTGGGGATGTCTCCCCGGCTTTCGGTGCTACTATTGGTGTCGTCGGCACCGCAGTGGGTACTGCCATCCTAGCCCCCTCGGCCGGCATCGGGAACGCCGTCGCCTCTGCGATCCCCAGCATCGGTTTAGGTCTCACCGGCACAGACACCCCGAATACAGCCACAGGTTTGCACCCCATCGCCGGCTCCGTGGCCGGAGCGGGTTTGCTTTCCCAGCTTCACTCCACGTTCTGGGACCCGACCATTAGCACGGACTGGGACAACGAGAAAGCGTCGCAGCAGTGTATCCTGAGGATCAAAAG GGACATCATGTCAATCTACAAGGACCCCCCCCCAGGCATGTTtgtggttccagaccctcatgacaTGACTAAGGTAAttggaattgggggggggggagtcac GTTACCTTCCGTGTTGTGCAGGACGTGGACCGGCCCGGCTTGGAGCCCGGCTCAGAGCATCTCCTCGGTGCTCATCTCCATCCAGTCCCTGATGACAGAAAACCCGTACCACAACGAGCCCGGCTTCGAGCAG GAGAGGCACCCCGGCGACAGCAAGAACTACAATGAGTGCATCCGCCACGAGACCATGAGGGTGGCGGTGAGCGACATGCTGGACGGGAAGTGCCCCTGCCCTGAGGCCCTGTG GAGCGTGATGGAGAAGTCTTTTCTGGAGTACTATGATTTCTATGAGGGAGTCTGCAAGGAGCGCCTTCACCTGCAGGGGCAGAGCATGCAG gaTCCTTTCGGTGAGAAGAGAGGGCACTTTGACTACCAGAACCTGCTGTCCCGGCTCGCAGCCATCCAACAGCGTGTGAAGGAGAAGTGCCAGAGCCAGGAGAACGACGCAGACACAGACtcggactccagttccacagggACCGACCCCGACAGCCAGGGCAGCTCCAAGCCCTAG
- the LOC121307573 gene encoding ATP synthase F(0) complex subunit C3, mitochondrial-like, with the protein MQILSRGFQTSAVSRDIDTAAKFIGASGQPHRNPSLKQQLFSYAILGFALSEAMGLFCLMVAFLILFAM; encoded by the exons ATGCAGATCTTGAGCCGGGGATTCCAGACCAGCGCTGTCTCCCGGGACATCGACACGGCCGCCAAGTTCATCGGAGCATCCGGTCAA CCCCACAGGAATCCTTCTCTGAAGCAGCAGCTGTTCTCCTACGCTATCCTGGGCTTTGCCTTGTCTGAAGCAATGGGTCTCTTCTGTTTGATGGTTGCGTTCCTCATCCTGTTTGCTATGTAA